A part of Salvelinus sp. IW2-2015 linkage group LG16, ASM291031v2, whole genome shotgun sequence genomic DNA contains:
- the LOC111976179 gene encoding cyclin-L1, which translates to MAAGPVSAVPNTSTNNDGILIGDRLYSEVYLTISNSLIPEERLQPTPSMLDGLDLNTETDLRILGCELIQSAGILLRLPQVAMATGQVLFHRFFYSKSFVKHSFEIVAMACVNLASKIEEAPRRFRDVINVFHHLKQSHRGKRSASSLILDQNYINTKNQVIKAERRILKELGFXVHVKHPHKIIVMYLQVLECEKNQTLVQTAWNYMNDSLRTNVFVRFQAETIACACIYLAARALQMPLPSRPHWYLLFGATEEEIKDICITTLKLYTRKKPDYDHLEKEVEKRKMSMQEAKLKAKGLNPDGTPALSNLTARLLTYFTPRLLQYFTARLLQYFTPRLLQYFTPRLLQYFTPRLLLKNTLNCFLDCLCSYNSRRSRSGTYSSRSRSRSHSRSPSPRRHPPSPLLPHLKAKPGHHGNIDPKPSSRHSSSGGGAHKRKRSRSRSASKGERERERGRERDRDRSTSDLSSAKKHKHERGGPGGGHHRGDRRDRSRSYERERTHKGKRHXSSGGHSGHGRHRR; encoded by the exons ATGGCCGCTGGTCCCGTCTCCGCTGTTCCCAACACGTCCACGAACAATGATGGGATCCTTATAGGTGACAGACTTTACTCTGAAGTTTACCTCACTATCAGCAACTCTCTCATACCGGAGGAAAGGCTTCAGCCAACCCCGTCTATGCTCGATGGCCTCGACCTGAACACGGAGACCGACCTCCGTATCCTGGGTTGCGAGCTAATTCAATCGGCTGGTATTCTTCTACGATTGCCACAG GTGGCAATGGCTACGGGTCAAGTTCTTTTTCATCGTTTTTTCTACTCTAAATCGTTTGTCAAACACAGTTTTGAG ATTGTTGCTATGGCCTGTGTCAACTTGGCTTCCAAGATCGAGGAAGCACCAAGACGATTCAGAGACGTCATCAATGTTTTTCACCATTTAAAACAGAGTCATAGAGGCAAAAG GAGTGCAAGTTCATTGATTCTTGATCAGAACTACATTAATACCAAAAACCAAGTGATCAAAGCTGAGCGGAGAATCCTGAAGGAGCTGGGCTTCTGRGTACACGTCAAGCATccgcacaag ATCATCGTCATGTACCTGCAAGTCCTGGAATGTGAGAAGAACCAGACTCTGGTCCAGACCGCCTG GAACTACATGAATGACAGCCTTAGGACCAACGTGTTTGTGAGGTTCCAAGCTGAAACCATCGCGTGTGCCTGCATCTACCTGGCTGCCAGAGCTCTCCAG aTGCCTCTCCCATCCAGACCTCACTGGTATCTGCTGTTTGGAGCCACGGAGGAGGAGATAAAGGATATCTGTATCACCACCCTCAAACTCTACACCAGGAAGaag CCGGACTATGACCACCTGGAGAAGGaagtggagaagaggaagatgtCTATGCAGGAGGCCAAGCTGAAGGCTAAAGGGTTGAACCCTGATGGGACCCCAGCTCTGTCCAACCTTACGGCCAGGTTACTGACG TACTTTACGCCCAGGTTACTGCAGTACTTTACGGCCAGGTTACTGCAGTACTTTACGCCCAGGTTACTGCAGTACTTTACGCCCAGGTTACTGCAGTACTTTACGCCCAGGTTACTGCTGAAGAACACTCTTAACTGTTTTCTCGACTGTCTCTGCAGTTACAACAGCCGGCGCAGTCGTTCTGGGACATACAGTTCTCGTTCCCGCAGTCGCTCTCACAGCCGCAGCCCCTCACCCCGACgccatcctccctcccccctcctcccacatCTCAAGGCAAAGCCCGGCCACCATGGCAACATCGACCCCAAGCCYTCGAGTCGTCATAGCAGCAGCGGAGGAGGGGCTCACAAGAGGAAGAGGTCCAGGTCGCGCTCTGCcagcaagggagagagggaacgggagagggggagggagcggGACAGAGATCGCAGCACGTCGGACCTCTCCTCGGCCAAGAAGCACAAGCACGAGAGAGGTGGTCCTGGGGGAGGACATCACCGTGGAGACAGGAGGGAYCGGTCCAGGTCGTACGAGCGGGAGCGCACCCACAAGGGCAAACGCCATAYCAGCAGCGGCGGACACTCGGGTCACGGGCGCCACCGCCGCTGA